The following coding sequences are from one Halomicrobium zhouii window:
- the hisF gene encoding imidazole glycerol phosphate synthase subunit HisF, whose amino-acid sequence MALTKRIIPCIDVDLDEDGNAAVYTGVNFEDLAYTGDPVEMARKYNESGADEFVFLDITASAEGRETMLDTVSAVADEVFIPLTVGGGIRTREDIKETLRAGADKVSINSGAIANPELITEGARSFGNQCIVISVDSKRRFDEQGEHYVEVDGESCWFECTVKGGREGTDLDVVEWAKEAEERGAGELFVNSIDADGTKDGYDIPLTKAVCDAVSTPVIASSGCGGPEDMEEVFRDAGADAALAASIFHFDEYSIREVKEYLDEQGLPIRL is encoded by the coding sequence ATGGCCCTCACCAAGCGGATCATCCCCTGCATCGACGTCGACCTGGACGAGGACGGGAACGCCGCCGTCTACACCGGCGTCAACTTCGAGGACCTGGCCTACACCGGCGACCCCGTCGAGATGGCCCGCAAGTACAACGAGTCGGGCGCCGACGAGTTCGTCTTCCTCGACATCACCGCCTCGGCGGAGGGCCGCGAGACGATGCTCGACACCGTCTCCGCGGTCGCCGACGAGGTGTTCATCCCGCTGACCGTCGGTGGCGGCATCCGCACGCGAGAGGACATCAAGGAGACGCTCCGGGCCGGCGCGGACAAGGTCTCCATCAACTCCGGCGCCATCGCGAACCCCGAACTCATCACCGAGGGCGCGCGCTCGTTCGGGAACCAGTGCATCGTCATCTCCGTCGACTCGAAGCGCCGCTTCGACGAGCAGGGCGAGCACTACGTCGAAGTGGACGGCGAGTCCTGCTGGTTCGAGTGCACCGTCAAGGGCGGCCGCGAGGGCACCGACCTCGACGTCGTCGAGTGGGCGAAAGAAGCTGAGGAACGCGGCGCCGGCGAACTGTTCGTCAACTCCATCGACGCCGACGGGACCAAGGACGGCTACGACATCCCGCTGACGAAGGCCGTCTGCGACGCCGTCTCGACGCCAGTCATCGCCTCCTCTGGCTGCGGCGGTCCGGAGGACATGGAGGAGGTGTTCCGCGACGCGGGCGCCGACGCCGCGCTGGCCGCCAGCATCTTCCACTTCGACGAGTACTCGATTCGCGAAGTGAAAGAGTACCTGGACGAGCAGGGACTGCCGATTCGGCTGTAA
- the gfo6 gene encoding D-xylose 1-dehydrogenase Gfo6, producing MALEDYFQPFSQRDWEREDVDGTVRMAVVGLGGFALKRALPAIAAGKYCETTTLVSGSVRKAATTAERYDVEHVVDYDEFRRGEVADAYDAVYVATPNALHGEYVRAAADQGKHVICEKPLETTAERARELVDVCADAGVTLMTAYRIQLESTARRTREIVADGYIGEVVQVYGGFSHPVLETTSPDTWRLDPDLAGGGALVDLGIYPLNTTRYLLESDPVAVNAWTCSLEPAFDEVDEHVTFTLRFPGEITASCTASFNAHASSHLRLVGTDGMISISAPFGGVVPQNVIVERGEFSVEYTGNPDDEVEEEFDYFGYCVLTGTEPGPSGRDGLEDVRVIDAAYESAETGQWSDL from the coding sequence ATGGCCCTCGAAGACTACTTCCAGCCCTTCTCACAGCGCGACTGGGAACGTGAGGACGTCGACGGCACGGTCAGGATGGCCGTCGTCGGCCTGGGCGGCTTCGCACTGAAACGCGCACTCCCCGCCATCGCGGCCGGCAAGTACTGCGAGACGACGACGCTGGTCAGCGGATCGGTCCGGAAAGCCGCGACGACGGCAGAGCGCTACGACGTAGAGCACGTCGTCGACTACGACGAGTTCCGCCGCGGCGAGGTCGCCGACGCCTACGACGCGGTGTACGTCGCGACGCCGAACGCGCTCCACGGAGAGTACGTCAGGGCCGCGGCAGACCAGGGCAAACACGTCATCTGCGAGAAGCCCCTGGAGACCACGGCCGAGCGCGCTCGGGAACTCGTCGACGTCTGCGCCGACGCCGGCGTGACGCTGATGACGGCCTACCGCATCCAGCTCGAATCGACGGCCAGGCGGACCCGCGAAATCGTCGCCGACGGCTACATCGGCGAGGTCGTTCAGGTGTACGGCGGCTTCTCCCACCCGGTCCTGGAGACGACGAGCCCTGATACCTGGCGGCTGGACCCCGACCTCGCCGGCGGCGGCGCGCTCGTCGACCTGGGTATCTACCCGCTCAACACCACGCGATATCTCCTGGAAAGCGACCCCGTCGCGGTCAACGCCTGGACCTGCTCGCTGGAGCCGGCCTTCGACGAGGTGGACGAACACGTCACGTTCACGCTCCGGTTCCCCGGCGAGATCACGGCTTCGTGTACGGCCAGTTTCAACGCGCACGCGAGCAGCCACCTCCGCCTCGTCGGGACGGACGGGATGATATCGATCTCGGCCCCCTTCGGCGGCGTCGTCCCCCAGAACGTGATCGTCGAACGCGGCGAGTTCAGCGTCGAGTACACCGGTAACCCGGACGACGAGGTCGAAGAGGAGTTCGACTACTTCGGCTACTGCGTCCTCACCGGGACCGAACCCGGGCCGAGCGGCCGGGACGGCCTCGAGGACGTCCGCGTCATCGACGCCGCCTACGAGTCGGCCGAGACGGGGCAGTGGAGCGACCTCTGA
- a CDS encoding HEAT repeat domain-containing protein, with protein sequence MSTTNELVRGLRDPDPRRRRDAIDALVEQDAARAVGPLSALVERESDTTVTAAALRAIGRLGAEGEGVPTLLDHLDDENGAIRRAARDGLRSLDGVAGASTVERLLDALAEATPADDGADAADRGSGPDDAAAIAAAIGAIDDPSALPAVRTAQYEDDDVAAALADVSIAAAELVREDVTLTDRAALSAPDPFLRRDAVRAHAEAHGSEARAPIEARLDDDHPAVRVAAAEALGSIGDPRSLPTLCRHLVDERDDVFDAIDEAVDDVTGPRRIQRLCWVVETAPRDSAIAAEALLERRMGLIASLGLESRASARESIREVAIEMVETDVTSERAEGLSLLAVYGTADDVGRCVDALSAADPVIREQAALALGHLGVDHGRLVRSVAGRRLPLTGAAVSLDAPGERVQPLRDRLDVETDDDVVAQLLDSLGVLGEASVLQAVVDRLTHRDPVVRERAAFAVAKLGDCDTLPAVRSAFDVESAPRARAAQVAAMGALYEADCPAVGDVRAVLETAAVEDEAATVRRWATIGLGYVGDSSAAETIRAVHATDPSPLVTTAADSALARIARRNSRLLRAADRVIGATADATDRVIRFGLEHERILSRAWSAVAVSLGLVWRLFAFVINGILGWLLILLVLSVGFLVLDFLLGLL encoded by the coding sequence ATGTCAACGACGAACGAGCTGGTCCGGGGGCTTCGGGACCCGGACCCCCGCCGGAGACGAGATGCGATCGACGCGCTCGTCGAGCAGGACGCCGCGCGGGCCGTCGGCCCCCTCTCGGCACTCGTCGAGCGGGAGAGCGACACGACGGTCACGGCGGCGGCGCTCCGTGCGATAGGTCGTCTCGGAGCGGAGGGCGAAGGCGTTCCGACACTGCTCGACCACCTGGACGACGAGAACGGTGCGATCAGGCGTGCCGCCCGCGACGGGCTTCGGTCGCTCGACGGCGTCGCGGGCGCCTCCACCGTCGAACGCCTCCTCGACGCCCTGGCCGAAGCGACGCCGGCAGACGACGGAGCTGACGCCGCGGACCGCGGTTCGGGTCCCGACGACGCGGCGGCCATCGCGGCCGCTATCGGGGCGATCGACGACCCGTCCGCCCTGCCGGCGGTCCGCACTGCGCAGTACGAGGACGACGACGTCGCAGCGGCGCTGGCGGACGTGTCCATCGCAGCCGCCGAACTGGTCCGCGAGGACGTCACTCTGACCGACCGGGCGGCGCTATCTGCGCCGGATCCGTTCCTCCGACGAGATGCGGTCCGGGCCCACGCTGAGGCGCACGGGAGCGAGGCGAGAGCACCGATAGAGGCGCGTCTGGACGACGACCACCCGGCAGTCCGTGTCGCGGCCGCTGAGGCACTCGGCTCTATCGGCGATCCGCGGTCACTCCCGACGCTCTGTCGGCATCTGGTCGACGAGCGAGACGACGTGTTCGACGCCATCGACGAAGCGGTCGACGACGTGACGGGCCCGCGCAGAATCCAGCGGCTGTGCTGGGTCGTCGAGACTGCCCCACGCGACAGTGCGATCGCCGCCGAGGCGCTCCTCGAGCGCCGGATGGGACTGATCGCCTCGCTGGGGCTGGAATCGCGTGCCAGTGCCCGCGAATCGATCCGCGAGGTCGCGATAGAGATGGTCGAGACGGACGTCACGAGCGAGCGCGCCGAGGGACTCTCGCTGTTAGCGGTCTACGGGACCGCCGACGACGTCGGCCGCTGTGTGGACGCACTCTCGGCTGCCGACCCCGTGATCCGGGAGCAGGCAGCGCTCGCACTCGGTCACCTCGGTGTCGACCACGGTCGGCTGGTCCGTTCCGTCGCGGGCAGACGTCTCCCGCTCACGGGGGCGGCAGTCAGTCTCGATGCTCCGGGCGAGCGCGTGCAGCCGTTGCGCGACCGACTCGACGTCGAGACCGACGACGACGTCGTAGCCCAGTTGCTCGACTCGCTCGGCGTCCTCGGCGAGGCGTCCGTCCTTCAGGCGGTAGTCGACCGGTTGACCCACCGCGATCCGGTCGTCCGCGAGCGCGCGGCGTTCGCGGTAGCGAAGCTCGGTGACTGTGACACGCTGCCGGCGGTCCGGTCGGCGTTCGACGTCGAGTCGGCGCCACGGGCGCGAGCCGCCCAGGTGGCCGCCATGGGCGCCCTCTACGAGGCCGACTGTCCGGCCGTGGGAGACGTTCGGGCGGTACTGGAGACCGCCGCAGTGGAGGACGAGGCGGCCACTGTCAGGCGGTGGGCGACCATCGGGCTGGGATACGTCGGCGACTCGAGCGCGGCGGAGACGATCCGGGCCGTTCACGCCACGGACCCCTCGCCCCTCGTGACGACGGCCGCCGACAGCGCGCTCGCTCGCATCGCCCGCCGGAACAGCCGCCTGCTACGCGCCGCCGATCGGGTGATCGGTGCGACGGCGGACGCGACCGACCGCGTGATCCGGTTCGGTCTGGAACACGAGCGCATCCTGTCTAGGGCCTGGAGTGCCGTCGCTGTCTCGCTGGGTCTGGTCTGGCGTCTGTTCGCCTTCGTGATCAACGGCATCCTCGGGTGGCTCCTCATCCTCCTCGTGCTATCGGTCGGGTTCCTGGTCCTGGACTTCTTGCTCGGGCTGCTCTAG
- a CDS encoding M48 family metallopeptidase gives MRQWDRVLGPLSLAVMGVVGLLVHALPAVSLEQRAPLVGLWGLVLAVTVGQASLSLAAELDERGRGAVSDADASEYRAAVWELAGDLGISMPAVTVVETADPIAMVDQSRLRPHLYVSDSLFERLPPDERTAVLGHELGHVRSHDALLAIASSYVVEVTGATVLWLAVLRHAPVAVQVGGVVVYLATGVLTSSRATVLWLALGGFTQLPLLVLSQAVSRWREYRADQCALACCSDPAAVERALTNVSLSAAAVSTPTPGDVPRYSDRRTWIDRLLASHPPLDARLERLVR, from the coding sequence GTGCGCCAGTGGGATCGCGTCCTCGGCCCGCTCTCGCTTGCGGTGATGGGCGTCGTCGGCCTGCTCGTCCACGCGCTACCGGCCGTCTCGCTCGAACAGCGAGCACCGCTCGTCGGCCTGTGGGGACTCGTCCTCGCGGTGACCGTCGGTCAGGCCTCTCTGTCGCTCGCAGCTGAACTCGACGAACGGGGCCGTGGAGCGGTGTCGGACGCCGACGCGAGCGAGTACAGGGCGGCCGTCTGGGAGCTCGCCGGCGACCTCGGGATTTCTATGCCGGCGGTGACCGTCGTCGAGACGGCGGATCCGATCGCGATGGTCGACCAGAGCCGCCTCCGACCGCACCTGTACGTCAGCGACTCGCTGTTCGAGCGCCTCCCGCCGGACGAACGGACGGCGGTCCTGGGTCACGAACTCGGACACGTCCGCTCGCACGACGCGCTCCTGGCGATCGCGAGCAGCTACGTCGTCGAAGTCACGGGCGCGACGGTCCTCTGGCTGGCGGTCCTGCGCCACGCACCCGTCGCCGTCCAGGTCGGCGGGGTCGTCGTCTACCTGGCGACCGGCGTGCTGACGTCGTCCCGGGCGACGGTCCTCTGGCTGGCTCTCGGTGGATTCACTCAGTTGCCGCTACTGGTGCTCTCCCAGGCCGTCTCGCGCTGGCGGGAGTATCGCGCCGACCAGTGCGCACTGGCGTGCTGTTCCGACCCCGCGGCAGTCGAGCGCGCGCTCACCAACGTCTCTCTGTCCGCCGCAGCCGTCTCCACGCCGACGCCCGGAGACGTTCCACGCTACAGCGACAGGCGAACGTGGATCGACCGTCTGCTGGCGTCGCATCCACCCCTCGACGCGCGGCTGGAACGGCTCGTCAGGTGA
- a CDS encoding CAP domain-containing protein — translation MEWRCEWCGKPHESDDPPCDNCGHAKFEKAVERVPATADEPQGSVWVCPECGRQHQKHSPPCSRCGNLELEQRDVADLDDPLEDIGTGWRDVVEAKYVAGYVAVGILVLILGLGFVGVIDLPGMGEPDIPDAPGQAETEGNLSLAAVEDAYVAELNERRESAGASPLSTDETLGRLAAYYNKASVDAIYDDGSGPASDAIGRFDHGCASRPQTPQHRTLEGPDGTAIVEAESADAAASALVERVEHGDRFDDLLDPEHERVGVDVHVATDDRVFVTVAIC, via the coding sequence ATGGAGTGGCGGTGTGAGTGGTGTGGCAAGCCCCACGAATCCGACGACCCGCCCTGTGACAACTGCGGGCACGCCAAGTTCGAGAAGGCCGTCGAGCGGGTGCCGGCGACGGCCGACGAGCCCCAGGGGTCGGTGTGGGTCTGTCCGGAGTGCGGCCGCCAGCACCAGAAGCACTCCCCGCCGTGTAGCCGCTGCGGGAACCTCGAACTCGAACAGCGTGACGTCGCGGACCTGGACGACCCGCTGGAGGACATCGGGACAGGCTGGCGGGACGTCGTCGAGGCGAAGTACGTCGCCGGTTACGTCGCCGTCGGCATCCTCGTCCTGATACTCGGGCTCGGGTTCGTCGGCGTCATCGACCTCCCGGGCATGGGCGAACCGGACATTCCCGACGCACCCGGCCAGGCCGAAACGGAGGGGAACCTCTCGCTGGCAGCGGTCGAGGACGCGTACGTCGCCGAACTCAACGAGCGACGCGAGTCAGCGGGAGCCTCGCCCCTGTCGACCGACGAGACCCTCGGCCGCCTCGCCGCCTACTACAACAAGGCCAGCGTCGACGCGATCTACGACGACGGGAGCGGCCCAGCGAGCGACGCTATCGGCCGGTTCGACCACGGGTGTGCGTCGCGACCACAGACACCCCAGCACCGAACGCTCGAAGGGCCGGACGGTACGGCCATCGTCGAGGCCGAAAGCGCCGACGCGGCCGCGTCGGCACTAGTCGAGCGAGTCGAACACGGTGACCGATTCGACGACTTGCTCGACCCCGAACACGAGAGAGTCGGCGTCGACGTCCACGTCGCGACGGACGACCGGGTGTTCGTGACGGTCGCTATCTGTTAG
- a CDS encoding DNA-directed RNA polymerase subunit L, with protein MDLRVIEKEDTMLSIEVAGEDHTFMNVLKGALLETDGVTAATYDMNPEQSGGQTDPVLTVKTETDVDALDALEAGAERVMEKSDNFTDAFEAAV; from the coding sequence ATGGATCTGCGCGTCATCGAGAAGGAAGACACGATGCTCTCTATCGAGGTCGCCGGCGAGGACCACACGTTCATGAACGTCCTGAAGGGGGCGCTCCTGGAGACCGACGGCGTCACCGCCGCGACCTACGACATGAACCCCGAGCAGTCCGGTGGCCAGACGGACCCGGTCCTCACCGTCAAGACCGAGACGGACGTCGACGCGCTCGACGCGCTCGAGGCCGGCGCCGAACGCGTCATGGAGAAGTCCGACAACTTCACCGACGCCTTCGAAGCGGCGGTCTGA
- a CDS encoding chymotrypsin family serine protease has translation MDVPEEIRDELEACANVVGTAWGEKRVNDQAVGEDAVVVLVRRKVSEAQLDPDDRIPKEVDVDGRRVKTDVQEVGDVRAQATATRPASEPDRERRWRPAPAGVSLGHPEITAGTLGSPALETEDGQTVVLTNAHVAAPLGVAREGDEILQPGPADGGSPGDDVIGTLAAASEIAAGEPNTTDSAIVAVHPGDVSDTILGVGEFAGFTGPRTDATYTKSGRTTGVTTGELRARDVRIRVGGYHDEPTVFEGVDLFGPMSAGGDSGSLVGIVDGGFRATHLLFAGSDRATIATPMDAVEAEHGELTPHRDVGGDGGSGDGGENGTDGNDDGRDGDGNGDSGGDGGENGTDGNDDGRDGDGNGDSGGDGGDDGATLAEAVGHRLQSAYGADAVTTGSDVEYRVTGAVQMAVAVADGAADLAAAAGRAIAATDGGDIPVLAYPANVDSPVVERIGNRVALLPVEAA, from the coding sequence ATGGACGTTCCCGAGGAGATCAGGGACGAACTCGAAGCGTGCGCCAACGTGGTCGGGACGGCGTGGGGGGAAAAGCGCGTGAACGACCAGGCCGTCGGCGAGGACGCCGTCGTCGTCCTCGTCCGGCGGAAGGTTTCCGAGGCCCAGCTCGACCCGGACGACCGCATCCCGAAGGAGGTCGACGTCGACGGCCGGCGCGTCAAGACCGACGTCCAGGAAGTCGGCGACGTGCGGGCGCAGGCGACCGCGACGCGACCGGCGAGCGAACCGGACCGCGAGCGCCGCTGGCGACCGGCACCGGCGGGCGTCTCGCTGGGCCACCCGGAGATAACCGCGGGAACACTCGGCAGTCCGGCGCTGGAGACCGAGGACGGGCAGACGGTCGTGCTGACGAACGCCCACGTCGCCGCACCGCTGGGAGTAGCCCGGGAGGGCGACGAGATACTCCAGCCCGGCCCCGCCGACGGCGGATCACCGGGTGACGACGTCATCGGGACGCTCGCGGCGGCCTCCGAGATCGCGGCGGGCGAGCCCAACACGACCGACAGTGCGATCGTGGCGGTCCACCCCGGCGACGTGTCCGACACGATACTCGGGGTCGGCGAGTTCGCCGGCTTCACCGGGCCCCGGACGGACGCCACGTACACCAAGAGCGGCCGGACGACCGGCGTGACCACGGGCGAGTTGCGGGCCCGCGACGTCCGCATCCGCGTCGGTGGCTACCACGACGAGCCCACGGTGTTCGAGGGCGTCGACCTGTTCGGCCCGATGAGCGCCGGCGGTGACAGCGGCAGTCTGGTGGGCATCGTCGACGGCGGCTTCCGGGCGACCCACCTGCTGTTCGCGGGTAGCGACCGCGCGACCATCGCCACCCCGATGGACGCCGTCGAGGCCGAACACGGGGAACTGACGCCCCACAGAGACGTGGGCGGTGATGGAGGGAGTGGCGACGGCGGGGAGAACGGTACCGATGGGAATGACGACGGCAGGGACGGCGACGGGAACGGCGATAGCGGTGGAGACGGCGGAGAGAACGGTACCGATGGGAATGACGACGGCAGGGACGGCGACGGGAACGGCGATAGCGGTGGAGACGGCGGAGACGACGGCGCGACACTCGCCGAAGCGGTCGGCCACCGCCTCCAGAGCGCGTACGGCGCCGACGCCGTGACGACCGGATCCGACGTCGAGTACCGCGTCACGGGCGCCGTCCAGATGGCGGTCGCCGTCGCAGACGGCGCGGCAGATCTCGCCGCGGCGGCCGGCCGAGCGATCGCCGCCACCGACGGCGGCGATATCCCCGTGCTCGCCTACCCCGCGAACGTGGACAGTCCGGTCGTCGAACGGATCGGCAACCGGGTCGCCCTCCTGCCGGTCGAGGCGGCCTAG
- a CDS encoding C2H2-type zinc finger protein — MTETVTDREPDASDRSAEEYELRTDLPVYECEHCGRPFARESWLALHRGQSHPGDLDDDEIAAFREAHADEEADLRRFRLKALGTLVLLYFALLMVYAVV, encoded by the coding sequence ATGACCGAGACTGTCACCGACCGCGAACCTGACGCGTCCGACCGGTCTGCTGAGGAGTACGAGCTACGCACCGACCTCCCGGTGTACGAGTGCGAGCACTGCGGTCGGCCGTTCGCCCGCGAGTCGTGGCTCGCCCTCCACCGCGGGCAGTCCCACCCGGGCGACCTCGACGACGACGAGATCGCGGCGTTCCGCGAGGCCCACGCCGACGAGGAGGCCGACCTCCGCCGGTTCCGGCTGAAGGCCCTGGGAACGCTCGTGCTCCTGTACTTCGCCCTGCTGATGGTGTACGCGGTCGTCTGA
- a CDS encoding cytochrome c oxidase subunit 3, protein MTVAEDSAEDHGGHHLPAVEDWPQGFGEASWWPFITAAGAAGIYLGAALFVLSMAEEPLVSSMVAGATTVGSVGLFLVGLYGWLYHAFVVNFWEGGTDRHSDRTLRFAMLLFLVTEVATFGAGFVYYFFIRGGAVWSADLLPHGGVTGPLVFVNTVILIISSITLHYSHVALRKNDRQRYINLLAATLLLGIVFIGGQVYEYYEFIVHEGYTIAEGAYASAFYGLTGLHGLHVSMGAVLLGIVFVRSLYGQYSSDRHTSVSTVSMYWHFVDVVWVFLVVVLYVGTAVF, encoded by the coding sequence ATGACTGTTGCCGAAGATTCAGCGGAGGATCACGGCGGGCACCACCTCCCGGCCGTCGAGGACTGGCCCCAGGGGTTCGGCGAAGCGAGCTGGTGGCCGTTCATCACCGCCGCGGGCGCGGCGGGCATCTACCTCGGCGCGGCGCTGTTCGTCCTCTCGATGGCCGAGGAACCGCTCGTATCCTCGATGGTCGCCGGCGCCACCACGGTCGGCAGTGTCGGCCTCTTCCTGGTCGGGCTGTACGGCTGGCTCTACCACGCCTTCGTCGTCAACTTCTGGGAGGGCGGCACCGACCGCCACTCCGACCGGACGCTCCGGTTCGCGATGTTACTGTTCCTCGTCACCGAAGTGGCGACCTTCGGCGCGGGCTTCGTCTACTACTTCTTCATCCGCGGCGGTGCGGTCTGGAGCGCCGACCTGCTGCCCCACGGCGGCGTCACCGGCCCGCTCGTCTTCGTCAACACCGTCATCCTGATCATCAGCTCGATCACGCTCCACTACAGCCACGTGGCGCTCCGGAAGAACGACCGTCAGCGCTACATCAACCTGCTGGCCGCCACGCTCCTGCTCGGAATCGTCTTCATCGGCGGGCAGGTGTACGAGTACTACGAGTTCATCGTCCACGAGGGATACACCATCGCCGAGGGCGCGTACGCGAGCGCGTTCTACGGGCTGACGGGGCTCCACGGCCTCCACGTCTCGATGGGCGCCGTCCTGCTTGGCATCGTCTTCGTCCGGTCGCTCTACGGCCAGTACTCCAGTGACCGACACACCTCCGTCTCGACGGTGTCGATGTACTGGCACTTCGTCGACGTCGTCTGGGTGTTCCTCGTCGTCGTCCTCTACGTCGGGACGGCCGTCTTCTAG